The Pseudomonas moraviensis genome contains the following window.
GGACATGGGCGTCGACCTGTCGATCGACGACTTCGGCACCGGTTATTCCAGCCTTATGTACCTCAAACGCCTGCCAGCCAATGAGTTGAAGATCGACCGTGGTTTCGTCCGGGATCTGGAGCACGACAGCGATGACGCTGCGATCGTTTCGGCGATCGTCGCGCTGGGACAGGCCTTGGACTTGCGGATTGTCGCCGAGGGCGTCGAGACCGGCGCGCAGCAGGATTTCCTGACCAAATTGGGCTGTGATTCGCTGCAGGGCTATCTGCTCGGCCACCCGATGCCGGCGGAGCGCTTCATGCAGGACGTCGTGCGCGGGCAAAGGCTGGCGGTGGTCTGAGACCACAGACAGATCTGCCGACAAGACTGTTTGTGGCGGGGGAGCTTGCTCCCGCTGGGTGCGTAGCGCCCTCAGAATTTTGTGAGCGCTGCGCACTCAAGCGGGAGCAAGCTCCCTCGCCACAATGTCGTGAACCTGCAGACGGGATCAAGATTCGGTCCATTGGCACAGCCCATGCAAAACCCGTCATTCGCAGTTATTCTTGGCCTCGACTGTTACGTGTGCACGTGGGAGAAGGCCAGCATGGATAAAGTCATTGTCATCACCGGTGGCGGGCGCGGAATCGGCGCTGCCACGGCTTTGTTGGCAGCCGCACAGGGCTACCGGATCTGCATCAACTATCAGTCGGATGAACAGGCCGCACACAGCGTGCTCGAGCAGGTTCGAGCCTTGGGTGCCCAGGCCATTGCGGTTCGCGCCGATGTCAGTATCGAAGACGAAGTGATCGCGATGTTTCAGCGCGTCGACAGTGAGCTGGGCCGGGTCACCGCACTGGTCAACAACGCCGGCACCGTGGGCCAGAAGTCGCGGGTCGACGAAATGTCCGAATTCCGCATCCTCAAAATCATGAAAACCAACGTCCTGGCGCCGATCCTCTGCGCCAAACACGCGATCCT
Protein-coding sequences here:
- a CDS encoding SDR family oxidoreductase gives rise to the protein MDKVIVITGGGRGIGAATALLAAAQGYRICINYQSDEQAAHSVLEQVRALGAQAIAVRADVSIEDEVIAMFQRVDSELGRVTALVNNAGTVGQKSRVDEMSEFRILKIMKTNVLAPILCAKHAILRMSPKHGGQGGSIVNVSSVAARLGSPNEYVDYAASKGALDTFTVGLSKEVAGEGIRVNAVRPGYIYTDFHALSGDPDRVSKLESAIPMARGGRPDEVAEAIVWLLSDKASYATGTFVDLGGGR